CGTCATGGAGCTTGAGTACGGCGATGAGGTTCTCCGGCGATTGGTTGTTCGACTCCGAGATCATATCCTCGACCGTGATGCTCTCGTCCTCGCTGTCGATGGGGGCCTCTAGGGAGCCCATCCCCTTGGCGGCCTCGGCGGCGTCCAAGACCCCGCGCACCTGGCGGGCCGTCCAATGCATCTTGCGCGCCATCTCCGCCAAGGTGGGGTCGCGGCCCAGAAGCGCGTGCATCTTCTCCCACTGCTTGAGCCACTTGCGCAGGGCTTCCCAGGCGTGGGGAGGGATGCGGATGGTCTTGGACTGCTCCTCGACCGCGCGGCGGATAGACTGCTCGATCCAGTAGGAGGCGTAGGTCGAGAAGCGGTAGCCCTTCTTGGGCTCGAATTTGTCGATGGAGTGCATGAGGCCGAGGTTTCCCTCCTCGATCAAATCCATGAAGTCGATGCCCTGGCGGTGGTATTTCTTCGCCAAGGGAACCACGAGCCGCAGGTTGGCCTCCATGATTCGCTGCTTGGCGTCGCGGTCTCCCCGCTTGGCCTTCCTCCAGAGCTTGTGCATCTCCTCGCGGTCGACCAGGACCAGCTTCTGGATGCCTCGAAAGTATTGGCTTATCGTGTCCGTGCTGGGTTCCATTTGGCTCCTATTCAGCCTCCTCCGCCAGGATATTGAAGGACTCCTCTCCCTCTCGAGCCGCCAGAGGGCGGCTCTCCAACTCGTCCACGCGCGCGTAAGGGTGGTCTTTTCTCAAAATCGCTTGAAACCGTTCCAGGGCCTCGCCTTTGCCTTGGGCTTCCAGCTCCACCGATCCGTCGCGGCGGTTGCGCACCCAGCCGGTCAGGCCGAGCTTCGAAGCCATGTCGCGCGCGAACCACCGGTAGCCGACGCCCTGCACGCGGCCGCTCAAGCGCAGATATAGACGCGTCAAGGGCTTACCCCTTGCGATTCTACTATATTGTCAAGTATACAAGACAAGTTGTTGCAATTTGGTTACGCGGGGGAAAACATCGGGGTACTGAGATTTGAACTCAGAACCTCTTGGTCCCGAACCAAGCGCTCTGCCAATTGAGCTATACCCCGAAAATCAGTGCGCATGGTCGGGGACCCGGGAATCGAACCCGGAGCCTCTCCCACCC
This is a stretch of genomic DNA from Elusimicrobiota bacterium. It encodes these proteins:
- a CDS encoding acylphosphatase, translating into MTRLYLRLSGRVQGVGYRWFARDMASKLGLTGWVRNRRDGSVELEAQGKGEALERFQAILRKDHPYARVDELESRPLAAREGEESFNILAEEAE
- a CDS encoding sigma-70 family RNA polymerase sigma factor, which translates into the protein MEPSTDTISQYFRGIQKLVLVDREEMHKLWRKAKRGDRDAKQRIMEANLRLVVPLAKKYHRQGIDFMDLIEEGNLGLMHSIDKFEPKKGYRFSTYASYWIEQSIRRAVEEQSKTIRIPPHAWEALRKWLKQWEKMHALLGRDPTLAEMARKMHWTARQVRGVLDAAEAAKGMGSLEAPIDSEDESITVEDMISESNNQSPENLIAVLKLHDELNQALREIGDRERMILEFRHGLTGQTPMTLEEVGKRLKLSRERIRQIEERALLRLRRVANRMGLIEVSETRSMTPNLQPGWNAPKVRTDILGQVIPKGRRTAPTAAQIARKPQSAVPRQWLSASHSKSGKKIPAKKR